The following nucleotide sequence is from Tolumonas lignilytica.
GGATTATCCATTAAAATCTTTTCATCTCCATATTTATATTTAGAATAGGCCAGATAATTATTTTTCCATGTCAACTGAAGAAGACCTCTTCCTTTATATTTTGGTCCATCTCCAACATTTACATTGCCATTCTCAATAGCTTTAGAATGGCGGCCTGGATTATATGCATTACCTGACGCATATTCTATAACAGTATCGAAACTAGCTGTCTCTAAAATTATTTGCGCCACAAAATGAGCCAAATGATAATCACTTTTATTTATTTCATATTTCGCTGTCATTTGATTTAATAGAAAAACAAATTTTTCTTTGTCATATAGATAAGATCCACTCTCTTTGTAACTTCGTCGATAAGAACTATCTCCACCATGTCCTCTAAACCAATTTTCATTTCCAGAAACAGCGGTTAATAGCTCAACTGTGATTTTCCCTTGTGACCTCAATCCCCTTAACAACTCAACTGGATTAAAATGCCAAACCATGGGCCCTATCGCGGCGATCTGGCTCATCCATTCCAGCTTATCCATTCGTGCTTTTTCATGTTCCAGCAGCACTTCGATTTCGTGATCGGTTGTTTCATTAGCCCACTGGGAAAGGCGTAATTTAATGCTGTTAATCGTTGATTTATGCCATTCGCTCGGATGTTTGACGATCAACTTCACCAGTTGCTCTCGTTTGCCTGTGTCTTTAAATGCTGCTGAGATTTCGGCGCTGTCTACGCCCTCTTTGCCGTCTTTATCAATGGCTTTATACAACTGCTGGAAAAAGGCCGGCATTTTGTCTGGGTCGAGGTAACCATCTGAATTGGTATTCTGCTCTTCGAGTAATTTAAAGCCCAGTTTGCTTAGATCGTATTGCGATATGATCGTCAGTTCTTTTTCACTGATATAGCCGTTAAACGTGCCATTCAGGATCGGCAATTGGTTTATTTTGTAAAAGACGCCTTTGCTGCTGTCATTCTCTTTTTTACAAACAGCCAGTTCCACAATAAACGATGACTGAGTCTTCAGCCCTGCGGTACTGAAGGTCACTTTTTTGTTTTCTTCCTCCTTATTTTCTTCCTCCCGAATATAAACGCTGGCTCCGGCCGCCACTTTGACATATTGCTTACCCGTTGTCAGACCCGCTTCATTATTCAGAAAAGCCTGAATTCTGCTGTCGCTGTCTGTACTGAATAACTCAATGTGCACCTGATGTTTGCTGATTTTTTGTGCACAATTGGCTGGCATCTTCGGTACTTCATAAAGCCCCATAAAACCAATTGCATCACCAGCTTTAATGGGGTGATGACATTTCACTATGCTATCGAATTGGGTAGGAGCCTGAGCTGTCAACGTGACATAAGGTTCATCAATGCACACCCAGAACGGGCTGGGCGGCTGCCCCGCTTTTTCCGCGTAACCACCTCGTAACAGTGTCACTCGAGCCATTTTGTGCTGTTTGCCATCGATATGGCAGAACACCACGTCGTTACTGTCAAATTCAAATTCTGCCGTGATATTTAACAAGCCCAGCACTTCGCTGTTGGCTTCACTAAACGCTTGACCACTGTTTTTGATCTGACGGGCGTTCACTCGGGTTTTAACAATACCTTTCATTTTGCTTTGCCAATAGCCCGGTGGAGAACATGGCGGAAGATTAGTGACTGAAGCCTCGACCTGTTGGGTGTACTTTGCATGATCCACCACCCAGACGGAGGTACCTTTAGTGATGTGATGGTCTGTTTTGCCACAGACTTTAGAAATAATGCCTTTTGCAAAGGTGTAATTGTGGGAGCCGCTCTGTTCCTGCACCGTAAACCGGGCCGTTTCGCCACTTAAATCCACGATACTGCCAGCGCCCAGATAACCCAAAGAGGGAGGAGTACCTTTTGCGGCAGTATCACCCTGCCGGACACGGATGGTTTGTATTAATTTGAGCTGTTTTTTTGCTTTCGATTTTTGCCCATCATCCGTCGCCGGGGCATAAACAGAATACGGGGCCAGATGCATATATAAACTGTAAAACGTCAGTTTATTTTTTTTGCCTTTATTGGCTCCGTCTTCCGAATTAACCGGTGACTCATAATCATGCTGAATTAAACAAAATGATGAGGAATATTGCAGTGGCTGACCCAGCCAGTCGCTGCTGAGATAATCTTTATTCAGACGGTAGGCAATCACTTTGCCATCCATCATACAGCGTAAGGATTGATTTTTTACATGATGCGGCACCGAAGCATCGGTGAAATGAATGCCGCCATGCCAGAAGTTATAAGCACTGAGCAAATAAAAACCGCTGGCTTCCTTTTCCAGTAATTGATAGACCGCATCGGCATCTTTATATGGTTCACCTTTTTCGGTGACCACAGGGAAACAACATGACGTAACAAAAGATGACTGATTGCCTGATGTTTGTGATGAGCCAACATGTTCTGTTTTATATTTTTCTTTGGGTCTCAGAATTTTAGTTGGTCTTGGCCAATAAGGCGCACCATCACCAAATTTGGCTGTCGCTGGCCCAGAGCTTGATTGTGAACCGAAAAAAGATCCCGAAAAGCGAGATGGCGACGCGGAATAACTGATACTATCTAAAACACCAGTATGGTTGAATTTGCCTCGCCATAATAAAATGTCACCCGATTTAGCGTCTGATGGATCGATCACATCATAATAGCTGGATTTATTAAGCTGTTCGGTAGTTTGATACGGTATATCATAGCCAGCATTGCGCACCATCTTATTAACCAAATGTGAACAATCTATTTCTTTTTTACCATCATTATCGGTGTCACTGTCTCCTTTCGCGCCATACCCATATTCATAATTTTTCTCGAACAATGTCTTCTTTTCCAGAATATCGCTCATGCTTTTCTCTTATTCACATTTATTATTCGATGGATAGTTTTTATTCTTTAACAATCGATTTATATTATTCTGAGCTTCTTTATTTCCTTCTTCAGAAGCCAACTTATAACAAGATATCGATGCAGCCATATTTTTATTAACTAAGCGACCATGTTCATATAGAAAACCAAGAATATTGGCGGCGACACCACTGCCATTTTTTGTGGCTTTTTTTAGCCAAAAAACGGCCGCTTTGCTATCCTTACATTCCGTATATTGCGCATTACAGTTATCAAGAACAAAACTCATCTGCGCATCAATGACATTCCCTTTTGCTGCTTGCAATATGAGGGTTTTAATTTTTTCATCCGATAACTGACTCGCCATCCCTGATGAACCGAGACCCGCCGCTTTCCATGCGGAGATAGCACTACCCTCTTCGGCACCTTTCAAATAAAAAGTCAGCGCCTGGTTATAGTGATTATTCACTTTCTCCGTGAATTCCCTTGATTCTTTTTCAGTTATTTTTTCACCCAATTGCTCAAGTTTGTTATTCATGCCGGATGCTCTTTTTTCCTCTGATAACCCCTTTGAATACCATGAAGCACCCGATGAAATATCATTTGCCGCATGTGAAATATTAATAATTAATAAAAACATCAAAATAGATAAAGCTATGGTTTTCATATTATTCTCTCAATTAAAATATATAGTTTAATTAAGCTTTTAAGTCTCGTTTTAGTATCTTGCGCCGGCACTTTATCATTGCCGCCCAAAAGTACACCTGCGAGTTGTAACAGTTCACTGTCCAGCCTTGCTGCGATTGTTCTGTTCTTGTTATCCTGCGGGTTATCCGCTGTTCCTGATGACCTTCCATGGCCCATTTCGAAAAAATGCGGGGACTGCTGCACGTGGGCCGAAGAAAACCCCCATACAAAGCATGAGGTTGATGACTATGTTTGCCGTACTCCGTTCATTGTTTCGCGAACTCTTGCCAGAGGAAGGTGGAGCCGGAGCTGCTGAAACCCGCAGTATTCAGCTCGCGATCGCGTCGTTGTTGTGCGAGGTCTCTCGTGCCGACAATCACTATGATGTGCGCGAAGAAACGGCAAAAATTCACCTGATTCGACATTTACTGACAGTGGATGAAAACACCGCGCAACAATTGCTCGCGCAGGCCCGTCGGAAAAGTGAAGAGGCCGTTTCACTCTTTGATTTCACGAATAAATTACGCACCTTGAGTCACCCGCAGCGGTTTGAACTCA
It contains:
- a CDS encoding glycoside hydrolase family 19 protein is translated as MSDILEKKTLFEKNYEYGYGAKGDSDTDNDGKKEIDCSHLVNKMVRNAGYDIPYQTTEQLNKSSYYDVIDPSDAKSGDILLWRGKFNHTGVLDSISYSASPSRFSGSFFGSQSSSGPATAKFGDGAPYWPRPTKILRPKEKYKTEHVGSSQTSGNQSSFVTSCCFPVVTEKGEPYKDADAVYQLLEKEASGFYLLSAYNFWHGGIHFTDASVPHHVKNQSLRCMMDGKVIAYRLNKDYLSSDWLGQPLQYSSSFCLIQHDYESPVNSEDGANKGKKNKLTFYSLYMHLAPYSVYAPATDDGQKSKAKKQLKLIQTIRVRQGDTAAKGTPPSLGYLGAGSIVDLSGETARFTVQEQSGSHNYTFAKGIISKVCGKTDHHITKGTSVWVVDHAKYTQQVEASVTNLPPCSPPGYWQSKMKGIVKTRVNARQIKNSGQAFSEANSEVLGLLNITAEFEFDSNDVVFCHIDGKQHKMARVTLLRGGYAEKAGQPPSPFWVCIDEPYVTLTAQAPTQFDSIVKCHHPIKAGDAIGFMGLYEVPKMPANCAQKISKHQVHIELFSTDSDSRIQAFLNNEAGLTTGKQYVKVAAGASVYIREEENKEEENKKVTFSTAGLKTQSSFIVELAVCKKENDSSKGVFYKINQLPILNGTFNGYISEKELTIISQYDLSKLGFKLLEEQNTNSDGYLDPDKMPAFFQQLYKAIDKDGKEGVDSAEISAAFKDTGKREQLVKLIVKHPSEWHKSTINSIKLRLSQWANETTDHEIEVLLEHEKARMDKLEWMSQIAAIGPMVWHFNPVELLRGLRSQGKITVELLTAVSGNENWFRGHGGDSSYRRSYKESGSYLYDKEKFVFLLNQMTAKYEINKSDYHLAHFVAQIILETASFDTVIEYASGNAYNPGRHSKAIENGNVNVGDGPKYKGRGLLQLTWKNNYLAYSKYKYGDEKILMDNPYIVGDSMDVAVDSAGWFWRNNGGVHKKYNAKGDINILIDNEKNNCDLVSLAVNGGANGVEERRGYFLKIKELWGLK
- a CDS encoding tetratricopeptide repeat protein — its product is MKTIALSILMFLLIINISHAANDISSGASWYSKGLSEEKRASGMNNKLEQLGEKITEKESREFTEKVNNHYNQALTFYLKGAEEGSAISAWKAAGLGSSGMASQLSDEKIKTLILQAAKGNVIDAQMSFVLDNCNAQYTECKDSKAAVFWLKKATKNGSGVAANILGFLYEHGRLVNKNMAASISCYKLASEEGNKEAQNNINRLLKNKNYPSNNKCE
- a CDS encoding TerB family tellurite resistance protein; translated protein: MFAVLRSLFRELLPEEGGAGAAETRSIQLAIASLLCEVSRADNHYDVREETAKIHLIRHLLTVDENTAQQLLAQARRKSEEAVSLFDFTNKLRTLSHPQRFELIKAMWQVAYADGVLDPQEEAIIRQVSDLIYLDHPEFIRAKLAAQENS